A stretch of Aedes aegypti strain LVP_AGWG chromosome 2, AaegL5.0 Primary Assembly, whole genome shotgun sequence DNA encodes these proteins:
- the LOC5573145 gene encoding ejaculatory bulb-specific protein 3: MKFFVVALALIAAVAAQDEAMYTSKFDNINLDEILQSDRLFKNYYNCLTDAGPCTPEGNELKRVLPEALETNCAKCSPKQREAGTRAIKHVTENRPEEWKVLRARFDPENKYIERFSAEAEKEGIKL; this comes from the coding sequence atgaagTTCTTCGTCGTTGCTTTGGCCCTGATCGCTGCAGTTGCTGCCCAGGATGAAGCCATGTACACCTCCAAGTTCGACAACATCAACCTGGATGAGATCCTGCAGTCGGACCGTTTGTTCAAGAACTATTACAACTGCCTGACCGATGCTGGACCATGCACTCCCGAAGGAAACGAATTGAAGCGAGTCCTGCCGGAAGCTCTGGAGACGAACTGTGCCAAGTGCAGCCCGAAGCAACGTGAAGCTGGAACCCGTGCCATCAAGCATGTGACCGAGAACCGACCGGAGGAATGGAAGGTCCTGCGGGCTCGTTTCGATCCGGAGAACAAGTACATCGAGCGATTCTCTGCTGAAGCCGAGAAGGAGGGTATCAAGTTGTAA
- the LOC5573144 gene encoding ejaculatory bulb-specific protein 3, whose protein sequence is MKIFIAVFTLMAVVAAQEFYTSKFDNIDVDEILKSDRLFKNYYQCLLDQGRCTPEGNELKRVLPDALETACSKCSEKQRSAGVRAVKYLSENRPAEFKALRARFDPENKYVDQYVRDAEKEGITLNIS, encoded by the coding sequence ATGAAGATCTTCATCGCTGTCTTCACCCTGATGGCCGTTGTGGCTGCCCAGGAGTTCTACACCTCAAAGTTCGACAACATCGACGTGGATGAGATCCTGAAGTCGGATCGGTTGTTCAAGAACTACTACCAGTGCCTGTTAGATCAGGGTCGTTGTACACCGGAAGGTAACGAGCTGAAGCGCGTCTTGCCGGATGCCCTGGAGACAGCCTGCTCCAAGTGTAGCGAGAAGCAACGCAGCGCTGGAGTTCGTGCCGTAAAGTACTTGAGTGAGAATCGTCCGGCTGAGTTCAAGGCACTGAGGGCTCGATTTGATCCTGAGAATAAGTACGTTGATCAGTATGTTCGGGACGCAGAGAAGGAAGGCATTACGTTGAATATTTCATAA
- the LOC5573143 gene encoding ejaculatory bulb-specific protein 3 produces MKFLVAVLSLIAVAAAQDLYTTKFDNIDVDEILKSDRLFKSYYQCLLDEGRCTPEGNELKRSLPDALETGCSKCSEKQRSAGVRAVKYLSENRPTEFKALRNRFDPENKYVEQYVRDAEKEGITLNI; encoded by the coding sequence ATGAAGTTTCTCGTAGCAGTTCTCTCCTTGATTGCCGTTGCGGCTGCCCAGGATTTGTACACCACCAAGTTCGACAACATCGACGTGGATGAGATCCTGAAGTCGGATCGTCTGTTCAAGAGCTACTACCAGTGTCTGTTGGATGAGGGCCGTTGTACTCCGGAAGGTAACGAGCTGAAGCGTTCCCTGCCGGATGCCCTGGAAACTGGCTGTTCCAAGTGTAGCGAGAAGCAACGTAGTGCTGGAGTGCGTGCTGTGAAGTACCTGAGTGAGAATCGTCCGACTGAATTCAAGGCCCTGCGCAATCGATTCGATCCTGAAAACAAATACGTTGAACAGTATGTCAGGGATGCCGAGAAGGAAGGAATTACACTTAATATTTAA